Proteins encoded by one window of Nomascus leucogenys isolate Asia chromosome 19, Asia_NLE_v1, whole genome shotgun sequence:
- the SPEM1 gene encoding spermatid maturation protein 1, with protein MAMAERPRPEWASYHNCNSNSCQDLGNSVLLLLGLIICINISINIVTLLWSRFRGVLYQVFHDIVCEKEAPKSSSLGKQTQPPKKQSSPAVHLRCTMDPVKMTVTPPPARRHRRRGSPTCCAHCPVAWAPDTDDEKPHQYPAICSYHWDGPEDWEGFQRTQGTWVPWTQDAPEPPPQTIRFQPTVEERPLKTDIRSKLGLRAYVYPVNPPPPSPEAPSHKNGGEGAVPEAEAAQYQPVPAPILGPAAIPEFSRHRSSGRIVYDARDLRRRLRELTREVQALSRCYPLASGSSTAEETSKNWMYRSLTGR; from the exons ATGGCCATGGCTGAGCGGCCGAGGCCCGAGTGGGCCTCGTATCACAACTGCAACAGCAACAGCTGCCAGGACCTAGGCAACTCTGTCCTGTTGCTGCTGGGCCTCATCATCTGCATTAACATTAGCATCAATATAGTGACCCTG CTCTGGAGCCGATTCCGTGGTGTCTTATACCAAGTGTTCCATGATATCGTTTGTGAGAAAG AAGCTCCTAAGTCATCCTCACTCGGAAAGCAGACCCAGCCCCCTAAGAAGCAGAGTTCCCCTGCAGTCCATCTTCGGTGCACCATGGACCCTGTGAAGATGACTGTGACCCCGCCCCCAGCTCGCCGCCATCGCCGTCGAGGCTCTCCCACATGCTGTGCTCACTGCCCAGTAGCTTGGGCTCCTGACACTGATGACGAGAAGCCCCATCAGTACCCAGCCATCTGCTCCTACCACTGGGATGGCCCTGAGGACTGGGAAGGTTTCCAACGCACTCAGGGGACCTGGGTTCCCTGGACTCAGGATGCCCCGGAGCCCCCTCCCCAGACCATCCGCTTCCAGCCTACCGTAGAGGAAAGGCCCCTCAAAACAGACATACGGTCCAAGCTGGGCCTAAGGGCCTATGTGTATCCTGTGaaccccccacctcccagccctgaGGCTCCTAGCCACAAGAACGGTGGGGAGGGGGCGGTgccagaggcagaggcagctcAGTACCAGCCTGTCCCAGCTCCCATCCTGGGCCCAGCAGCCATCCCTGAATTTTCCCGGCACCGCTCCTCAGGCCGAATAGTGTATGATGCCCGGGACCTGAGGCGGCGGCTTCGGGAACTGACCCGGGAGGTGCAGGCCCTGTCCCGCTGCTACCCCCTGGCCTCTGGATCCAGCACTGCCGAGGAGACAAGCAAGAATTGGATGTACCGTTCCCTAACTGGGAGgtga